One segment of Bradyrhizobium sp. CB2312 DNA contains the following:
- a CDS encoding ATP-binding protein → MAAKTRPARTTRMSRPPPRKQSGTAGRLRQRSAKADAPDVVQAALAAFAHEVRTPLTGILAISDLLATSDLGERERRWADTIKAGAEHLASLATLFVDAARTGTGGSTLRQDLFDLRTLARSAGDSLAGRAAAKGLQAEVEISGKLPGLVVGDSVRLRAALENLIDNAVKFTERGGVALAVAPWRPAKGRKSDKAKGRVGVAFSVSDSGIGLTMAEIKRLFRPFTQANVTIASRFGGAGLGLSSVKQLARAMGGDITVAPRRGGGATFTLTVSLDAAGPPRSGKSKNGSEADAMAALRVLSVEDNPFGRVVLNTILTELGHHAEFVGRGEDAVDRLAQGAFDAVLMDMVLPGIDGVEAIRRIRTMPAPLAQIPIIGVSGRGEDEAASREAGADAFLIKPVSPRALATALLEARRREEAAT, encoded by the coding sequence ATGGCGGCGAAAACGCGCCCAGCGCGCACCACGCGGATGTCCAGGCCACCGCCTCGGAAGCAGTCCGGGACGGCCGGCCGGCTGCGTCAGCGCAGCGCCAAGGCGGACGCGCCGGACGTGGTCCAGGCCGCGCTCGCTGCCTTTGCCCATGAGGTCCGCACCCCCCTGACCGGCATTCTCGCGATCAGCGACCTGCTCGCGACTTCCGATCTCGGCGAGCGGGAACGGCGCTGGGCCGACACCATCAAGGCCGGTGCCGAGCATCTGGCGAGCCTCGCCACGCTGTTCGTGGACGCTGCCAGAACAGGGACGGGCGGCAGCACGCTGCGTCAGGACCTGTTCGACCTCAGGACGCTCGCCCGCAGCGCCGGCGATTCGCTGGCGGGCCGTGCCGCGGCCAAGGGCCTCCAGGCCGAGGTCGAGATCTCCGGCAAGCTGCCGGGCCTCGTGGTCGGCGACTCGGTCCGGCTGCGCGCCGCGCTGGAGAACCTGATCGACAATGCCGTCAAATTCACCGAGCGCGGCGGCGTGGCGCTCGCGGTGGCGCCCTGGCGCCCCGCCAAGGGCAGGAAGAGCGACAAGGCAAAGGGCAGGGTCGGGGTCGCCTTCTCGGTCTCCGACAGCGGCATCGGCCTCACCATGGCCGAGATCAAGCGGCTGTTCCGCCCGTTCACTCAGGCGAATGTCACCATCGCCTCGCGCTTCGGCGGCGCCGGGCTCGGCCTGTCCTCGGTGAAGCAACTGGCGCGCGCGATGGGCGGCGACATCACCGTCGCGCCGCGCCGCGGCGGCGGCGCCACCTTCACATTGACCGTGTCGCTGGATGCGGCGGGGCCGCCCAGGTCCGGCAAATCGAAGAACGGCAGTGAAGCGGATGCAATGGCGGCGCTGCGCGTGCTCAGCGTCGAGGACAATCCGTTCGGCCGCGTCGTGCTCAACACCATCCTGACCGAGCTCGGTCATCATGCCGAGTTCGTCGGGCGCGGCGAGGATGCGGTCGACCGGCTGGCGCAGGGCGCGTTCGACGCGGTGCTGATGGACATGGTGCTGCCGGGCATCGACGGCGTCGAGGCGATCAGGCGGATCCGCACCATGCCGGCGCCGCTGGCTCAGATCCCCATCATCGGCGTGTCCGGCCGCGGCGAGGACGAGGCGGCCTCGCGTGAGGCCGGCGCCGACGCCTTCCTGATCAAGCCTGTGTCGCCTCGGGCCTTAGCGACTGCGCTGCTTGAAGCGAGACGCCGTGAGGAAGCCGCGACTTGA
- a CDS encoding YihY/virulence factor BrkB family protein, whose translation MKAIRTIYVVVEDAFYTFLADDGWAIASHIALSTLMALFPFLIVLTSLAGFFGSKELADQAASLMLQVWPKQVSDSISGEVHDVLTTTRSGVLTIGAALSVYFASNGVEALRVALNRAYAVVEMRRWYWLRLESIGYTLVAAFTALAMAFLIVLGPLLIEAARRHIPLFVESNESILTWLRYGITIAALVVALFILHAWLPAGRRSFFQILPGIVFTMVASLISGVVFGQYLARFANNYVTMYAGLASVIIALVFLYFIAAIFVYGGELNAAIIKSRLPHGVSLQAAQSLRPEATQA comes from the coding sequence GTGAAAGCCATCCGCACCATCTACGTCGTCGTGGAGGACGCGTTTTACACGTTCCTGGCCGACGACGGTTGGGCAATCGCGAGCCACATCGCGCTGTCGACGCTGATGGCGCTGTTCCCGTTCCTGATCGTGCTGACCTCGCTCGCCGGTTTCTTCGGCTCCAAGGAGCTTGCCGACCAGGCCGCCAGCCTGATGCTCCAGGTCTGGCCCAAGCAGGTCTCCGATTCGATCTCGGGCGAGGTGCACGACGTGCTGACCACGACCCGCTCCGGCGTGCTGACCATCGGCGCGGCGCTGTCCGTCTATTTCGCCTCCAATGGCGTCGAGGCGCTGCGGGTCGCGCTCAACCGCGCCTATGCCGTGGTGGAGATGCGGCGCTGGTACTGGCTGCGTCTGGAATCGATCGGCTACACGCTGGTCGCCGCCTTCACCGCGCTCGCCATGGCGTTCCTGATCGTGCTCGGACCTCTGCTGATCGAGGCAGCGCGACGCCACATCCCGCTGTTCGTCGAGTCGAACGAGAGCATTCTCACCTGGCTGCGCTACGGCATCACCATCGCCGCACTGGTGGTGGCGCTGTTCATCCTGCACGCCTGGCTGCCGGCGGGACGGCGCAGCTTCTTCCAGATCCTGCCCGGCATCGTGTTCACGATGGTGGCGTCGCTGATCTCGGGCGTCGTGTTCGGCCAGTATCTGGCGCGCTTCGCCAACAACTACGTGACGATGTATGCGGGACTCGCCTCGGTCATCATCGCGCTGGTGTTTTTGTATTTCATCGCCGCGATCTTCGTTTACGGCGGCGAGCTCAACGCCGCGATCATCAAGTCGCGGCTTCCTCACGGCGTCTCGCTTCAAGCAGCGCAGTCGCTAAGGCCCGAGGCGACACAGGCTTGA
- a CDS encoding twin transmembrane helix small protein: MASILSTFILPIAVGAVALVLLLGLVNMMRGGSPDISQKLMRWRVLLQFVAIVIAMAAVWAMGR, from the coding sequence ATGGCATCTATCCTGAGTACTTTCATCCTGCCGATCGCGGTCGGCGCCGTTGCGCTGGTGCTGCTGCTCGGCCTCGTCAACATGATGCGTGGCGGCTCGCCCGACATTTCGCAGAAGCTGATGCGCTGGCGCGTGCTGCTTCAGTTCGTGGCGATCGTCATCGCGATGGCCGCGGTCTGGGCGATGGGGCGCTAG
- a CDS encoding cob(I)yrinic acid a,c-diamide adenosyltransferase — protein MVTLNRIYTKTGDDGTTALGSGERRPKYDLRIAAYGTVDETNAAIGVVRLHTHDMPEFDAMLGRIQNDLFDLGADLAVPEREGKAERLRVVASQVERLERDIDTLNDKLAPLTSFVLPGGTPAAAYLHIARTICRRAERVIVELAAQPGEPVGSAGIQYMNRLSDFLFVASRAANHNGAGDVLWVPGQNR, from the coding sequence ATGGTCACCTTGAACCGCATCTATACGAAGACCGGTGACGACGGCACGACGGCGCTCGGCTCGGGTGAGCGCCGTCCGAAATATGATCTGCGCATCGCGGCCTATGGCACGGTCGACGAGACCAATGCCGCGATCGGCGTGGTGCGGCTGCACACCCATGACATGCCCGAATTCGACGCGATGCTGGGCCGCATCCAGAACGATCTGTTCGATCTCGGCGCGGATCTCGCAGTGCCCGAGCGGGAAGGCAAAGCGGAGCGGCTGCGGGTTGTCGCGAGCCAGGTCGAGCGGCTCGAGCGCGACATCGACACGCTCAACGACAAGCTCGCGCCGCTGACGTCCTTCGTGTTGCCGGGCGGCACGCCCGCCGCGGCTTACCTCCACATCGCCCGCACGATATGCCGCAGGGCGGAACGCGTGATCGTGGAACTGGCGGCGCAGCCCGGCGAGCCCGTTGGTAGCGCTGGCATCCAGTATATGAACCGCCTGTCGGACTTCCTGTTCGTGGCCAGCCGCGCCGCTAACCATAACGGCGCCGGCGACGTGCTCTGGGTTCCTGGCCAGAACCGCTGA
- a CDS encoding electron transfer flavoprotein subunit beta/FixA family protein — protein MKVLVPVKRVVDYNVKVRVKGDGSGVELANVKMSMNPFDEIAVEEALRLKEGGKATEVVVVSIGPAQASETIRTGLAMGADRGILVKADGNVEPLAVAKILKKIAEEEQPGLIILGKQAIDDDSNQTGQMLAALLGWSQATFASKLEVDGSDFKVTREVDGGLQTVKLKGPAIVTTDLRLNEPRYASLPNIMKAKKKPIAEKAVADYGVDVTARLEVLKTTEPAGRKAGVKVKDVAELVSKLKNEAGVL, from the coding sequence ATGAAGGTCTTAGTGCCGGTAAAGCGGGTGGTCGATTACAACGTCAAGGTCCGCGTCAAGGGCGATGGATCGGGCGTTGAACTCGCCAACGTCAAAATGTCCATGAACCCGTTCGACGAGATCGCGGTCGAGGAAGCGCTGCGCCTGAAGGAAGGCGGCAAGGCGACCGAGGTCGTTGTGGTCTCCATCGGACCGGCGCAGGCGTCGGAGACGATCCGTACCGGTCTTGCCATGGGCGCTGATCGCGGCATCCTGGTGAAGGCCGACGGCAACGTCGAGCCGCTTGCCGTTGCCAAGATCCTGAAGAAGATTGCTGAAGAAGAGCAACCGGGCCTGATCATCCTCGGCAAGCAGGCGATCGACGACGACTCGAACCAGACCGGCCAGATGCTGGCCGCGCTGCTCGGCTGGTCGCAGGCGACCTTCGCCTCGAAGCTCGAGGTCGATGGTTCGGACTTCAAGGTCACCCGCGAAGTCGACGGCGGCCTGCAGACCGTGAAGCTGAAGGGACCGGCGATCGTCACCACCGACCTTCGCCTCAACGAGCCGCGCTATGCTTCGCTGCCCAACATCATGAAGGCCAAGAAGAAGCCGATCGCGGAGAAGGCTGTCGCCGATTACGGCGTCGACGTCACCGCGCGTCTCGAGGTCCTCAAGACGACTGAACCGGCGGGCCGCAAGGCGGGCGTCAAGGTGAAGGACGTCGCCGAGCTGGTGTCGAAACTCAAGAACGAAGCCGGGGTGCTCTGA
- a CDS encoding FAD-binding protein encodes MTTLLIAEHDNASLKDATNKALTAAAALGADVEVLVAGQNAKAAADAAAKLAGVKKVLLADGETYAHDLAEPLAALIVSLAPSYDAIVAPATSRFKNVMPRVAALLDVMQVSEIIKVVAPDTYERPIYAGNAIQTVKSKDAKKVITVRTSTFAAAGEGGSAPVESVSAVADPGLSTFVGEEVAKSDRPELTSAKIIVSGGRAMQSRENFAKYIEPLADKLGAGVGASRAAVDAGYAPNDWQVGQTGKVVAPELYVAVGISGAIQHLAGMKDSKVIVAINKDEDAPIFQVADYGLVADLYQAVPELTAELGKLGK; translated from the coding sequence ATGACGACGCTTCTAATTGCCGAACACGACAATGCGTCGCTCAAGGATGCGACCAACAAGGCCCTGACCGCGGCTGCCGCGCTCGGCGCGGACGTCGAGGTGCTGGTGGCTGGCCAGAACGCCAAGGCCGCGGCAGACGCCGCCGCCAAGCTCGCCGGCGTCAAGAAGGTGCTGCTCGCCGACGGCGAGACCTATGCGCACGATCTCGCCGAGCCGCTGGCCGCGCTGATCGTCTCGCTCGCGCCGTCCTATGACGCGATCGTCGCGCCCGCGACCTCGCGCTTCAAGAACGTGATGCCGCGTGTCGCCGCCCTGCTCGATGTCATGCAGGTCTCGGAGATCATCAAGGTGGTCGCCCCCGATACCTATGAGCGTCCGATCTATGCCGGCAACGCCATTCAGACGGTGAAGTCGAAGGACGCCAAGAAGGTCATCACGGTCCGCACCTCCACCTTCGCCGCTGCGGGCGAGGGCGGCAGCGCGCCGGTCGAGAGCGTCTCTGCCGTGGCCGATCCGGGCCTGTCGACCTTCGTCGGCGAGGAAGTCGCCAAGAGCGACCGTCCGGAGCTGACCTCGGCCAAGATCATCGTCTCCGGTGGCCGTGCCATGCAGAGCCGTGAGAACTTCGCCAAGTACATCGAGCCGCTGGCCGACAAGCTCGGCGCCGGCGTCGGCGCCTCGCGCGCGGCGGTGGACGCCGGCTATGCGCCGAACGACTGGCAGGTCGGCCAGACCGGCAAGGTCGTGGCCCCCGAGCTCTATGTCGCGGTGGGCATTTCCGGCGCGATCCAGCATCTGGCCGGCATGAAGGACTCCAAGGTGATCGTTGCGATCAACAAGGACGAGGACGCGCCGATCTTCCAGGTCGCCGACTACGGCCTGGTCGCCGACCTCTACCAGGCGGTTCCGGAGCTGACGGCCGAACTCGGCAAGCTCGGCAAGTAA
- a CDS encoding 3-hydroxybutyryl-CoA dehydrogenase yields MAAVIKKVGVIGAGQMGNGIAHVAALAGFDVVLNDVSADRLKSGMATINGNLARQVSKKAVTEDDKAKAIARIKLAEKLDDLADCDLVIETAVEKEEVKRKIFHELCAVLKPEAIVASDTSSISITRLAAATDRPERFIGIHFMNPVPLMELVELIRGIATDDSTFDASKEFVAKLGKQVAVSEDFPAFIVNRILLPMINEAIYTLYEGVGNVEAIDAAMKLGAHHPMGPLELADFIGLDTCLSIMQVLHEGLADSKYRPCPLLVKYVEAGWLGRKTQRGFYDYRGAKPVPTR; encoded by the coding sequence ATGGCGGCAGTGATCAAGAAGGTCGGCGTGATCGGCGCGGGTCAGATGGGCAATGGCATCGCGCATGTCGCGGCGCTGGCCGGCTTCGACGTGGTGCTCAACGACGTTTCGGCCGACCGCCTCAAGTCGGGCATGGCCACCATCAACGGCAACCTGGCGCGCCAGGTCTCCAAGAAGGCCGTGACCGAGGACGACAAGGCCAAGGCGATCGCGCGCATCAAGCTCGCCGAGAAGCTGGACGACCTCGCCGACTGCGACCTCGTGATCGAGACCGCGGTCGAGAAGGAAGAGGTCAAGCGCAAGATCTTCCACGAGCTCTGCGCGGTGCTGAAGCCCGAGGCGATCGTCGCCTCCGACACCTCGTCGATCTCGATCACGCGGCTAGCCGCCGCGACCGACCGCCCCGAGCGCTTCATCGGCATTCACTTCATGAATCCGGTGCCGCTGATGGAGCTGGTGGAGCTCATCCGCGGCATCGCCACCGACGATTCGACCTTCGATGCCTCCAAGGAATTCGTCGCCAAGCTCGGCAAGCAGGTCGCGGTCTCCGAGGATTTCCCGGCCTTCATCGTCAACCGCATCCTGCTGCCGATGATCAACGAGGCGATCTACACGCTGTATGAAGGCGTCGGCAACGTCGAGGCGATCGACGCGGCGATGAAGCTCGGCGCCCACCATCCGATGGGCCCGCTGGAGCTTGCCGATTTCATTGGCCTCGATACCTGCCTGTCGATCATGCAGGTGCTGCACGAGGGCCTCGCCGACTCCAAGTACCGCCCGTGCCCGCTGCTGGTGAAATACGTCGAGGCCGGCTGGCTCGGCCGCAAGACCCAGCGCGGCTTCTACGACTACCGCGGCGCCAAGCCGGTTCCGACAAGATAA
- a CDS encoding putative motility protein — MDMMAMVSTMLAAQQGALQSNIAATLTKQNMDMEKSTVLTLLGAGQPSLANVGPGVGGNLNVTA; from the coding sequence ATGGACATGATGGCAATGGTCAGCACCATGCTGGCCGCTCAGCAAGGCGCGCTGCAATCGAATATCGCGGCGACGCTGACCAAGCAGAACATGGATATGGAGAAATCCACCGTCCTGACGCTGCTCGGCGCCGGTCAGCCTTCGCTTGCCAATGTCGGCCCCGGCGTCGGCGGCAATCTCAACGTCACCGCCTAG
- a CDS encoding TlpA disulfide reductase family protein, whose product MLDPKPSATRRIPIVIATVVVGGLAGFAALYGLGLSRAPSGDPTCKPAVATAQKIAPLAHGELAALTMASAPLKLPDLTFEDADGKPKKLSDFRGKTLLVNLWATWCVPCRKEMPALDELQGKLSGPNFEVVAINIDTRDPEKPKTFLKEANLTRLGYFNDQKAKVFQDLKAIGRALGMPTSVLVDPQGCEIATIAGPAEWASEDALKLLRAATGKAAASL is encoded by the coding sequence ATGCTCGACCCAAAGCCTTCCGCCACGCGCCGGATCCCCATCGTCATCGCCACCGTGGTGGTCGGGGGGCTGGCCGGCTTCGCCGCGCTGTACGGGCTGGGCCTGAGCCGGGCGCCTTCAGGCGATCCGACCTGCAAGCCGGCGGTGGCCACGGCCCAGAAGATCGCCCCGCTCGCCCATGGCGAGCTGGCCGCCCTGACCATGGCGAGCGCGCCGTTGAAGCTGCCCGACCTCACCTTCGAGGACGCCGACGGCAAGCCGAAGAAGCTCTCGGATTTCCGCGGCAAGACGCTGCTGGTGAACCTCTGGGCCACCTGGTGCGTGCCGTGCCGGAAGGAGATGCCGGCGCTGGATGAGCTCCAGGGCAAGCTGTCGGGCCCGAATTTCGAGGTGGTGGCGATCAATATCGACACCCGCGACCCCGAAAAGCCCAAGACCTTCCTGAAAGAGGCCAATCTGACCCGTCTTGGCTACTTCAACGACCAAAAAGCCAAGGTTTTTCAGGATCTTAAGGCCATAGGCCGGGCGCTGGGCATGCCGACCTCGGTGCTGGTCGACCCGCAGGGCTGCGAGATCGCGACAATCGCCGGGCCGGCGGAATGGGCGAGCGAGGACGCGCTCAAGCTGCTGCGTGCCGCGACCGGCAAGGCCGCCGCGTCGCTTTAG
- the argH gene encoding argininosuccinate lyase, producing the protein MSNKMWGGRFSERPDEIMEEINVSIDVDRHLFAQDIAASKAHAAMLAAKGIITASDAKNIGKGLDTILSEIGKGDFTFKRALEDIHMNVESRLSELIGPAAGRLHTARSRNDQVATDFRLYVRDIVDETDAALAEFQQALVARALEHAGTVMPGFTHLQTAQPVTFGHHLLAYVEMAARDRGRFQDARKRLNESPLGAAALAGTSFPIDRHATAKALLFDRPMANSLDAVSDRDFVLETLSAASICAVHMSRFAEEIVIWTSPLVGLIRLSDKFTTGSSIMPQKRNPDAAELVRAKTGRVIGALNGLLIVMKGLPLAYQKDMQEDKQGAMEGFAALSLAIRAMTGMVRDLVPDEAKMKAAAGEGYATATDLADWLVRTLKMPFRDAHHVTGRIVAKAAEGGVALHELPLKDMQAIEPKITKDVLGVLSVESSVKSRTSFGGTAPKNVASQAKSWAKRLEKERKLG; encoded by the coding sequence ATGAGCAACAAGATGTGGGGCGGCCGGTTCTCGGAACGTCCCGATGAGATCATGGAAGAGATCAACGTCTCCATCGACGTCGATCGTCACCTCTTTGCCCAGGACATTGCCGCGTCCAAGGCCCACGCCGCGATGCTCGCCGCGAAGGGCATCATCACGGCCTCTGATGCGAAAAATATCGGCAAGGGTCTAGACACGATTTTGTCAGAGATCGGCAAGGGCGACTTCACGTTCAAGCGCGCGCTCGAAGACATCCATATGAACGTCGAGAGCCGCCTGTCCGAGCTGATCGGCCCCGCCGCCGGCCGCCTGCACACCGCGCGCTCGCGCAACGACCAGGTCGCGACCGACTTCCGTCTCTATGTCCGCGACATCGTCGACGAGACCGACGCCGCGCTCGCCGAATTCCAGCAGGCGCTGGTGGCGCGCGCGCTCGAGCATGCCGGCACCGTCATGCCCGGCTTCACGCATCTGCAGACCGCGCAGCCCGTGACCTTCGGCCATCATCTGCTTGCCTATGTCGAGATGGCCGCGCGCGACCGCGGCCGTTTCCAGGACGCGCGCAAGCGGCTCAACGAATCGCCGCTCGGCGCCGCCGCGCTCGCCGGCACCTCGTTCCCGATCGACCGTCACGCCACCGCGAAGGCGCTTCTCTTCGACCGCCCGATGGCGAACTCGCTCGATGCGGTCTCCGACCGTGACTTCGTGCTGGAGACGCTGTCGGCGGCCTCGATCTGCGCCGTGCACATGTCGCGCTTTGCCGAGGAGATCGTGATCTGGACCTCGCCGCTGGTGGGCCTGATCCGCCTCAGCGACAAGTTCACCACGGGCTCCTCGATCATGCCGCAGAAGCGCAACCCGGATGCCGCAGAACTGGTGCGCGCCAAGACCGGGCGCGTCATCGGTGCGCTCAACGGCCTCCTGATCGTCATGAAGGGCCTGCCGCTCGCCTATCAAAAGGACATGCAAGAGGACAAGCAGGGCGCCATGGAGGGCTTTGCCGCGCTGTCGCTGGCGATTCGCGCCATGACCGGCATGGTCCGCGACCTCGTGCCCGACGAGGCCAAGATGAAGGCTGCCGCCGGGGAGGGCTATGCCACCGCGACGGACCTTGCCGACTGGCTGGTGCGGACGCTGAAGATGCCGTTCCGCGACGCGCACCACGTCACCGGCCGCATCGTCGCCAAGGCCGCTGAGGGTGGCGTGGCGCTGCACGAGCTGCCGCTGAAGGACATGCAGGCGATCGAGCCCAAGATCACCAAGGACGTGCTCGGCGTGCTCTCGGTCGAATCGTCGGTGAAGAGCCGGACCAGCTTCGGCGGCACCGCGCCGAAGAACGTGGCGTCGCAGGCAAAGAGCTGGGCGAAGCGGCTCGAAAAAGAGCGAAAATTGGGCTGA
- a CDS encoding lipoprotein yields the protein MTSKFRPAGSGWAIIVLSLTALALAGCGRRGPLDLPPTASSASTANIAAPTDTEIEAQKTPSVFNPTYGAEAAPAAPKGSKKSFILDPLLDERPSR from the coding sequence GTGACGTCAAAGTTTCGCCCGGCCGGCTCGGGTTGGGCCATCATTGTCTTGAGCCTGACGGCGCTTGCGCTCGCCGGCTGCGGCCGCAGGGGCCCGCTGGATCTGCCGCCGACCGCCTCCAGCGCGTCCACGGCCAATATCGCAGCGCCGACCGACACCGAGATCGAAGCCCAGAAAACGCCGAGCGTGTTCAACCCCACCTATGGTGCGGAGGCTGCGCCGGCGGCGCCCAAGGGCAGCAAGAAATCGTTTATCCTCGACCCGCTCCTGGACGAAAGACCCAGCCGGTAG
- the lysA gene encoding diaminopimelate decarboxylase gives MNHFDYRNGVLHAEAVNLSELAATIGTPFYCYSTATLERHYRVFADAFAGEKVLVCYAMKANSNQSVLRTLAKLGAGADVVSGGELKRALAAGIPGSKIVFSGVGKTEAELRAALAADILCLNVESEPELELLSRLATEMGKTARISVRVNPDVDAGTHAKISTGKSENKFGIPIAYAREVYARAAKLPGIEVTGTDVHIGSQITDLSKMETAFRILSEFVQTLRSDGHNISHVDFGGGLGIPYYMDREAPPAPDAYAAMVKRVSHNLGCTLMFEPGRMIVGNAGILVAKVIYVKHGDGKNFVIIDAAMNDLIRPTLYEAHHDILPVMQPARGAVTIMADVVGPVCETGDYLALDRTLPTPKAGDLLAIMTAGAYGAVQAGTYNTRPLVPEVLVKDDQYAVVRPRVEVEQLIAMDTPAPWL, from the coding sequence ATGAACCATTTCGACTACCGCAACGGCGTGCTGCACGCCGAGGCGGTGAACCTGTCCGAGCTGGCCGCAACCATCGGCACGCCTTTCTACTGCTATTCGACCGCGACGCTGGAGCGGCACTACCGCGTCTTCGCCGACGCCTTTGCCGGCGAGAAGGTGCTGGTCTGCTACGCCATGAAGGCGAACTCCAACCAGTCCGTGCTGCGCACGCTGGCCAAGCTCGGGGCCGGCGCCGACGTCGTCTCCGGCGGCGAGCTGAAGCGCGCGCTGGCCGCGGGCATTCCCGGCAGCAAGATCGTGTTCTCCGGTGTCGGAAAGACGGAAGCAGAGCTGCGCGCAGCACTCGCCGCCGACATCCTCTGCCTCAACGTCGAATCCGAGCCTGAGCTTGAGCTGCTCTCGCGCCTTGCGACCGAGATGGGCAAGACCGCGCGCATCTCCGTGCGCGTCAATCCCGACGTCGATGCCGGCACGCACGCCAAGATCTCGACCGGCAAGTCCGAGAACAAGTTCGGCATTCCGATCGCCTATGCCCGCGAGGTCTATGCTCGCGCCGCCAAGCTGCCGGGTATCGAGGTGACCGGCACCGACGTGCATATCGGCAGCCAGATCACTGATCTGTCCAAGATGGAGACCGCGTTCCGCATCCTCTCCGAATTCGTGCAGACGCTGCGCAGCGACGGCCACAACATCAGCCACGTCGATTTCGGCGGCGGCCTCGGCATTCCCTATTACATGGACCGCGAAGCGCCGCCGGCGCCCGATGCCTATGCGGCCATGGTCAAGCGCGTCAGCCACAATCTCGGCTGCACGCTGATGTTCGAGCCGGGCCGCATGATCGTCGGCAATGCCGGCATCCTCGTCGCCAAGGTCATCTATGTGAAGCATGGCGACGGCAAGAACTTCGTCATCATCGACGCCGCGATGAACGATCTGATCCGCCCGACGCTGTATGAGGCCCATCACGACATCCTGCCGGTGATGCAGCCCGCCAGGGGCGCCGTCACCATCATGGCCGACGTCGTCGGCCCGGTCTGCGAGACCGGCGACTATCTCGCGCTCGACCGTACGCTGCCGACGCCGAAGGCGGGTGACCTCCTCGCCATCATGACCGCGGGCGCCTATGGCGCGGTGCAGGCCGGCACCTACAACACGCGGCCCTTGGTGCCCGAGGTGCTGGTGAAGGACGACCAATACGCCGTGGTGCGCCCGCGCGTCGAGGTCGAGCAACTGATCGCGATGGATACACCCGCGCCCTGGCTATGA
- a CDS encoding NAD(P)-dependent oxidoreductase encodes MDIGFIGLGNMGFPMARRLIEAGHKLVVFDTRKEVTDKLVARGATAATSPKDVADQVETVMASLPSLQASLEVATGASGVIEGSRAKRFIDLSTVGSAMAAKIHGLLAKRNIVQIDCPVSGGVGGAEKGTLAVMVSGPKAEFELLKPALDVIGKVFFIGEKPGAAQTMKLANNFLSATAIVATSEAVVMGVKAGLDPAVMIDVINAGSGMNTASRDKFPRSVLPRTFDFGFATGLMVKDVRLALEEMKQLGLSMEVADAVGRLWETVISAEGAESDFTAAIKPIENKAGVVVGEKK; translated from the coding sequence ATGGACATCGGATTCATCGGCCTCGGAAACATGGGTTTCCCGATGGCGCGGCGGCTGATCGAGGCCGGCCACAAGCTCGTCGTGTTCGACACGCGCAAGGAGGTCACGGACAAGTTGGTGGCGCGCGGCGCAACCGCTGCGACATCGCCGAAGGACGTCGCCGACCAGGTCGAGACCGTGATGGCGAGCCTGCCCTCGTTGCAGGCTTCGCTCGAGGTCGCCACGGGCGCGAGCGGCGTGATCGAGGGAAGCCGCGCAAAACGCTTCATTGATCTCTCCACCGTCGGCTCGGCGATGGCGGCGAAGATTCACGGCTTGCTCGCGAAGCGCAACATCGTGCAGATCGACTGCCCGGTGTCCGGCGGCGTCGGCGGCGCCGAAAAGGGCACGCTGGCGGTGATGGTGTCGGGGCCGAAGGCGGAGTTCGAACTGCTCAAGCCCGCGCTCGACGTGATCGGAAAAGTTTTCTTCATCGGCGAGAAGCCCGGCGCGGCGCAGACCATGAAGCTCGCCAACAATTTCCTCTCGGCCACCGCCATCGTGGCAACGTCGGAGGCGGTGGTGATGGGCGTGAAAGCCGGGCTCGATCCCGCCGTGATGATCGACGTCATCAATGCCGGCTCGGGCATGAACACCGCGAGCCGCGACAAGTTTCCGCGCTCGGTGCTGCCGCGCACATTCGACTTCGGCTTCGCCACGGGATTGATGGTGAAGGACGTGCGGCTCGCGCTGGAGGAGATGAAGCAGCTCGGCCTGTCGATGGAAGTTGCCGACGCGGTGGGACGGCTATGGGAGACGGTCATCAGCGCGGAAGGCGCCGAGTCCGATTTCACCGCGGCGATCAAGCCGATCGAGAACAAGGCGGGTGTTGTGGTTGGCGAGAAGAAATAA